One part of the Vicia villosa cultivar HV-30 ecotype Madison, WI linkage group LG6, Vvil1.0, whole genome shotgun sequence genome encodes these proteins:
- the LOC131614662 gene encoding zinc finger protein 3-like has protein sequence MSERIFIGNEADKNLKRKMIEESNSKLRKESKNITPSSEADSEKDLLGNNNKSTSILLENGDHSSSSQNVIAKVLPEQEVKKFSCLFCDKKFSTSQALGGHQNAHKHERVMKKLERKMREEEMDSAIRYRTGFPYPYPYSSPIHYQGYPYFRGNLQQPIGNHMNNIMPSWLGSPFGGYGGMYMPNKSALPTPFVMSMPKAPITSQQFGMANFFGGNQTLPLPNPQRSNNVELRLSVQANQTPFSGEGAEGSSNAQFPSCDLPIETRDFIGESQLLEEPRACSSSTLEELDLNLKL, from the exons ATGTCTGAAAGAATTTTCATCGGAAATGAGGCAGACAAAAACTTAAAACGCAAAATGATTGAAGAATCAAACTCAAAACTGAGGAAGGAATCAAAAAATATAACACCATCCTCTGAAGCTGATTCCGAGAAGG ATTTACTTGGTAATAACAACAAGTCAACTTCCATTCTGTTAGAGAATGGTGATCATTCAAGTTCTTCTCAAAATGTTATTGCTAAAGTTTTACCTGAGCAAGAAGTGAAGAAATTTTCTTGTCTTTTTTGTGACAAGAAGTTCTCAACTTCTCAAGCGCTTGGGGGACATCAAAACGCTCATAAGCATGAGCGTGTCATGAAAAAACTTGAACGAAAAATGAGGGAGGAAGAAATGGATTCGGCCATAAGGTATCGAACTGGTTTTCCATACCCTTATCCTTATTCAAGCCCTATTCACTATCAAGGGTATCCTTATTTTCGTGGAAATTTGCAGCAACCAATTGGCAATCATATGAACAATATCATGCCTTCTTGGCTTGGTTCTCCATTTGGTGGCTATGGAGGGATGTATATGCCGAATAAATCTGCCCTGCCAACTCCGTTTGTGATGTCAATGCCAAAGGCACCCATCACATCACAACAATTTGGGATGGCTAATTTTTTTGGTGGAAATCAAACTCTTCCGCTTCCAAATCCTCAAAGGTCAAACAATGTGGAATTGAGACTTTCTGTTCAAGCTAATCAAACTCCTTTTTCTGGTGAGGGTGCAGAAGGAAGCTCCAATGCTCAATTTCCTTCATGTGATCTTCCAATAGAAACTCGTGATTTTATTGGAGAAAGTCAACTTCTAGAAGAGCCTCGTGCGTGTTCATCATCAACATTAGAGGAACTCGACTTGAATCTCAAACTTTAA